In Candidatus Berkelbacteria bacterium, the following are encoded in one genomic region:
- the trpS gene encoding tryptophan--tRNA ligase has translation MEKDSHIILTGDRPTGPLHLGHYVGSLRERVKLQTEHKQLIIIADAQALTDNATNPEKVRKNILEVALDYLAVGIDPKQTTIFIQSLVPEIAELTMYYLNLVTVARLQRNPTVKEEIKQRGFGSSIPAGFLAYPVSQAADITAFKADLVPVGEDQLPMIEQTNEIVRSFNRIYRHKVLVEAKGLLSKVSRLPGTDGKGKMSKSLGNVISLSDSADEVSQKVKTMYTDPKHLRVEDPGTVEGNPVFAYLEAFDPDEKGLEAMKDHYRKGGLGDTVVKRRLQEVLLAELDPIRARREEFAKDPDAVMRILQDGTAAAREIAAKTLEDVRRAMRIDYFSND, from the coding sequence ATGGAAAAAGACAGTCACATCATCCTTACCGGCGACCGACCCACTGGCCCTTTGCATTTGGGTCACTACGTCGGCTCGCTACGTGAGCGAGTGAAGCTTCAAACGGAGCACAAACAGCTCATCATCATCGCCGACGCGCAGGCACTCACAGATAACGCCACCAACCCAGAGAAGGTTCGCAAGAACATCCTCGAAGTGGCCCTGGATTACCTTGCCGTAGGCATCGACCCCAAGCAAACGACGATCTTCATCCAATCGCTCGTACCGGAGATCGCCGAACTGACGATGTATTATCTCAACCTAGTGACGGTTGCACGCCTTCAACGCAACCCAACCGTCAAAGAAGAGATCAAGCAGCGAGGGTTCGGCTCAAGTATCCCGGCCGGCTTCCTGGCATACCCAGTGAGCCAAGCAGCGGACATCACCGCTTTCAAAGCGGACTTGGTGCCCGTAGGCGAAGATCAGCTGCCGATGATCGAGCAAACTAACGAGATCGTGCGCAGCTTCAATCGTATCTACCGACACAAGGTGCTTGTCGAGGCTAAGGGACTTCTTTCGAAGGTCTCTCGTCTCCCCGGCACAGACGGGAAGGGCAAGATGTCCAAGTCATTGGGCAACGTCATTTCGCTTTCAGACAGCGCCGATGAGGTAAGTCAGAAAGTGAAAACGATGTACACCGACCCGAAACACCTCCGTGTGGAGGATCCTGGAACGGTTGAAGGCAACCCGGTATTCGCGTACCTGGAAGCCTTTGATCCCGACGAGAAAGGTCTCGAAGCAATGAAAGACCACTACCGCAAAGGGGGGCTTGGGGATACTGTCGTAAAGCGCAGACTCCAAGAAGTCCTTTTGGCGGAACTGGATCCGATTCGCGCTCGGCGCGAAGAATTCGCCAAAGACCCTGACGCAGTGATGCGCATTCTCCAAGATGGAACCGCAGCAGCTCGCGAAATTGCTGCAAAAACCTTGGAAGATGTTCGCAGAGCAATGCGCATCGACTATTTCTCCAACGACTAA
- a CDS encoding GAF domain-containing protein: MQYLDNFIVPLIDLVGITITIAVIAQDRKKNSNLVFATLVTTILGWITFAFLSDYFRQESLSLLFNRLVFVSLAFLGPILLHFSFIFPHSHKHNGLTTKLAYFLGALLAAISLFSNLVVSGVTFKEFGSELITGQGYYLLLTFLFVVFVASIYHFLIKYKEAQGQEKSQLQIFFLGITAVVAVNLIVYYVVRPIVGSDRYYKVGNYSSILFVLGTAYSIVAHRLFDIRAVVTAVVALGLNIVLLTQIFLSRSAGELLLKSLVTVLVAIGSYSLVRNVSREIARRKEIEQLAAEKTETLKELEQRNKNLAALQKVSKMVLNQNEMRPMLQAILDEIPKQFDNCNGALLNLVKGGHLAAYAISSNEFTKKIYSLVGSDLDRYSYPIKKDFNMLHNALIEHQLKESTRLSDFISPPIGKPVAATIQTLTGLKYVLAVPLFAGKEPLGVMLFAYRVPKEQLEERDVDMATAIADETSLAIQRAYAFEQLKSANEYLADLDKLKDEFISMASHELNTPLAAVEGYLSMILDEHMGKVDKKASVYLHRAYDSSKRLAELILDLLNVSRIEQGRVKMKFAKTNLYDLAESVLHELQVKVDAKKLTIKLEADKKAVPETWCDPDRIREVIVNLVGNSIKYTEKGGIVMKIGADAGKLRFDVIDTGRGISADGQKKLFQKFSQVKREIDEQKGTGLGLYISKNFVELHKGRIWVESEEGKGSDFIFELPVLTEPPEKIDGAILEGPLSAPRVELQDKKPPALVTASTEKGH, translated from the coding sequence ATGCAATACCTCGATAACTTTATCGTTCCGCTCATCGATCTTGTGGGTATCACAATCACTATTGCGGTCATCGCACAAGACAGGAAAAAGAATTCAAATCTGGTCTTTGCCACCCTAGTAACAACCATTCTCGGCTGGATAACTTTTGCATTTTTATCTGACTATTTTCGCCAAGAATCTCTATCACTACTCTTCAACCGTCTTGTTTTTGTTTCCCTGGCGTTTCTTGGGCCGATACTACTTCACTTCTCTTTTATTTTTCCGCACTCCCATAAACACAATGGGTTAACGACAAAACTCGCATATTTCCTGGGCGCCCTCCTTGCAGCAATATCATTGTTTTCCAATCTCGTTGTTAGTGGAGTCACTTTCAAAGAGTTCGGGAGCGAGCTAATTACTGGGCAGGGATACTACCTTCTTCTAACCTTCCTGTTCGTTGTCTTCGTTGCCTCGATTTATCATTTCCTGATTAAATACAAAGAAGCTCAAGGCCAAGAAAAGAGTCAGTTGCAGATCTTTTTCCTGGGTATCACGGCAGTAGTCGCAGTAAATCTCATAGTTTATTACGTCGTACGTCCTATTGTTGGTTCAGACCGTTATTATAAGGTCGGAAATTATTCTTCCATTCTATTCGTGTTGGGGACTGCATATTCGATAGTAGCGCATCGACTTTTCGATATCAGGGCAGTCGTGACGGCTGTGGTGGCATTAGGGCTAAATATTGTGCTCCTGACTCAAATCTTCCTCTCTAGGTCAGCAGGGGAGCTACTCCTAAAGTCCTTAGTCACTGTGTTAGTAGCCATAGGGAGCTACTCCCTAGTTCGTAACGTTTCACGGGAAATTGCCAGAAGGAAGGAGATCGAACAGCTGGCGGCGGAGAAAACTGAGACTCTAAAGGAACTGGAGCAGCGGAATAAAAACCTAGCGGCGTTGCAGAAGGTCTCAAAGATGGTGCTTAACCAGAATGAAATGAGGCCAATGCTGCAGGCAATCCTCGATGAGATTCCCAAACAATTCGACAACTGCAACGGTGCGCTCCTAAACCTGGTAAAAGGAGGTCATTTAGCCGCCTACGCCATCTCCTCTAACGAATTCACAAAGAAGATATACAGCCTTGTCGGTAGCGACCTTGACCGGTATAGCTATCCGATTAAGAAAGACTTCAACATGCTGCATAACGCCCTGATTGAACACCAGCTCAAGGAATCCACTCGTCTCAGTGACTTCATCTCTCCGCCAATTGGCAAACCTGTTGCGGCGACGATTCAGACCTTAACGGGCCTAAAATACGTCTTGGCAGTGCCGCTGTTTGCCGGCAAGGAACCGCTAGGCGTGATGCTGTTTGCCTATCGCGTGCCCAAGGAGCAGCTTGAAGAGCGCGACGTCGATATGGCAACGGCAATCGCCGACGAGACCTCGCTGGCGATCCAACGGGCTTACGCCTTTGAGCAGTTAAAGAGCGCCAATGAATACCTGGCTGACCTCGATAAGCTCAAGGACGAGTTCATCTCCATGGCTTCTCACGAGCTCAATACCCCACTCGCCGCCGTTGAAGGCTACCTCTCGATGATTCTGGATGAGCACATGGGTAAGGTTGATAAGAAGGCTAGCGTCTACTTGCACCGCGCCTACGACTCCTCAAAACGTCTCGCCGAACTGATTCTTGACCTCCTGAACGTCTCCCGTATTGAACAGGGTCGCGTCAAGATGAAATTTGCCAAGACCAATCTTTACGACCTGGCCGAGTCTGTCCTACACGAGCTGCAGGTAAAGGTTGACGCCAAGAAACTGACGATAAAACTCGAAGCCGACAAAAAGGCTGTCCCAGAAACTTGGTGCGATCCCGACCGAATCCGCGAGGTTATCGTCAACTTAGTCGGCAACTCGATTAAATACACCGAAAAAGGTGGCATTGTCATGAAAATCGGTGCCGATGCCGGCAAGCTTCGCTTTGACGTTATCGATACCGGCCGCGGCATATCCGCAGACGGCCAGAAGAAACTGTTCCAGAAGTTCTCCCAAGTCAAACGCGAAATTGATGAGCAGAAAGGTACTGGCCTAGGTCTGTACATCAGTAAGAATTTTGTCGAATTGCACAAGGGCCGCATCTGGGTGGAGTCGGAGGAGGGTAAGGGGAGCGACTTTATCTTCGAACTGCCGGTGTTGACTGAGCCGCCGGAGAAAATCGACGGCGCTATCCTGGAGGGACCGCTCTCAGCGCCCCGAGTGGAGCTGCAAGATAAGAAACCGCCCGCATTGGTCACGGCATCAACCGAGAAGGGGCACTAA
- a CDS encoding nucleotidyltransferase domain-containing protein, with the protein MYRTFMTQQNFDFVQQAIRRLAGEVEAKDGDGSFWVNYGSFVLNQQTPESDLDLLFIHSQPTAVRRIQSSFSGHDVTIYSLNRRDFVSDGQRRVFGGYFGGKVLNPLVTFNASEKDQSMLLEVGGLFIGQFASAIADKHVRRTSTKANLAADSVLARLHLCPWYRSYFLRYFTSPTFPQLWDKMSEVTTLSFLKAGIVTQDDDNFRYLNTLSLADLHETALEAVARFWALGSCLHGALPDFPAFYMQKAEQYVRDNRLENRLEEMMSFLQAQSNTGGTHVN; encoded by the coding sequence ATGTATCGAACGTTCATGACTCAACAAAACTTCGACTTTGTCCAGCAGGCCATAAGGCGCCTAGCTGGGGAGGTCGAGGCAAAAGACGGGGACGGAAGCTTCTGGGTGAACTACGGCAGCTTCGTGCTGAACCAACAAACGCCCGAGAGCGATCTTGACCTGCTCTTCATCCACAGTCAGCCAACCGCCGTACGAAGAATCCAGTCATCTTTCAGTGGCCACGACGTTACGATCTACTCGCTCAACAGAAGAGATTTTGTTAGCGACGGTCAACGCAGGGTGTTTGGAGGATACTTCGGCGGTAAGGTTCTTAACCCCCTGGTTACGTTCAATGCCTCGGAGAAGGATCAAAGCATGCTACTGGAGGTCGGTGGGTTATTCATCGGCCAATTCGCTTCTGCGATAGCAGATAAGCATGTTCGGAGAACCTCCACGAAGGCAAACCTTGCGGCAGATTCGGTCCTAGCAAGACTCCATCTTTGCCCTTGGTATCGAAGCTACTTTCTGCGGTACTTCACCTCACCGACTTTCCCACAGCTGTGGGACAAGATGTCGGAGGTGACTACCCTGTCTTTCCTGAAAGCAGGGATAGTGACGCAGGACGACGACAACTTTCGCTACCTAAATACGCTCTCACTCGCGGATTTACACGAGACTGCCCTTGAGGCAGTTGCCCGATTCTGGGCGTTAGGTAGCTGTCTACACGGTGCTTTACCCGACTTTCCGGCATTTTACATGCAGAAGGCCGAGCAGTACGTGCGGGACAACCGACTAGAAAATCGCCTGGAGGAGATGATGAGTTTTCTCCAAGCCCAGTCCAACACAGGAGGAACCCATGTTAACTGA
- the murA gene encoding UDP-N-acetylglucosamine 1-carboxyvinyltransferase, translating to MADSYIRLRGGKPLVGEIALRGAKNAVPKNMVAALLTDEPCIIRDVPSIEDVEIMTTLFRRLGVKVEEVRPGTLQITAQGMRALKEQDIEDITGRSRIPILMCGPLLTRFRHAIVAKVGGCDIGPRPVDFHINALKELGAIYEEKNGRAWFKTSKLRGAEIELEYPSVGATEQVLLASVLAEGTTTIHNAAVEPEILDLIAFLQKMGAVISVDTDRTITIEGVKLLHGTTHSGMPDRIEAASWACAALGTNGKIFVRNANQLDMMTFLNKYHQIGGGFDVSRDGITFYRSNHELTPITVETDVHPGFMTDWQQPLVIVLTQAKGISIVRETVYQSRFGYIDALNSMGADIEVIEEPVESIHSKFGKRNYRQSARVKGPTALHGAEITVPDLRAGFSYIVAALIAEGETTIHNFAVLQRGYEHLVAKLQSLGADIVEVKNV from the coding sequence ATGGCCGATAGTTATATTCGCCTTCGCGGCGGTAAACCGCTCGTTGGCGAGATAGCCTTACGTGGCGCGAAAAACGCTGTGCCTAAGAACATGGTGGCGGCGCTTTTGACGGATGAGCCGTGTATTATTCGCGACGTTCCCTCGATTGAAGACGTCGAAATTATGACTACGCTGTTTCGTCGGCTTGGCGTTAAAGTGGAAGAAGTTCGGCCTGGGACGTTGCAGATCACTGCTCAAGGCATGCGGGCGCTCAAAGAGCAAGATATCGAAGATATCACCGGGCGTAGTCGAATCCCAATTCTGATGTGTGGCCCATTGCTCACGCGTTTTCGTCATGCGATTGTCGCTAAAGTCGGTGGTTGCGATATCGGCCCACGACCGGTTGATTTTCACATAAATGCTTTAAAAGAGTTGGGGGCGATCTACGAAGAAAAGAACGGCCGGGCTTGGTTTAAAACTAGTAAATTACGCGGTGCGGAGATTGAGCTTGAGTACCCAAGTGTTGGAGCCACGGAACAAGTTCTGCTCGCGAGCGTTTTAGCAGAGGGGACGACGACTATTCATAATGCTGCTGTTGAACCGGAAATTTTGGATCTCATCGCCTTCTTGCAGAAAATGGGTGCGGTTATCTCCGTGGACACCGATCGAACGATTACAATCGAAGGGGTTAAACTTTTGCACGGCACGACTCATAGCGGTATGCCCGACCGAATCGAGGCAGCCTCATGGGCGTGCGCGGCCCTTGGCACAAACGGCAAGATCTTTGTCCGGAACGCCAACCAGCTCGATATGATGACGTTCCTCAACAAATACCACCAGATTGGTGGCGGGTTTGACGTCAGCCGAGACGGCATTACTTTTTATCGTAGCAATCACGAGCTGACGCCCATTACCGTCGAAACAGATGTTCACCCAGGCTTCATGACTGACTGGCAACAGCCGCTGGTAATTGTTCTCACTCAGGCTAAGGGCATTTCTATAGTCAGGGAAACTGTTTACCAAAGCCGTTTTGGCTATATTGACGCTCTCAACAGCATGGGCGCTGATATTGAGGTTATCGAGGAGCCGGTTGAATCAATACATTCTAAATTTGGTAAGCGTAACTACCGACAAAGTGCGCGCGTAAAGGGGCCAACTGCCCTACACGGCGCGGAAATAACAGTTCCCGATCTACGAGCCGGTTTCTCTTACATTGTTGCGGCGCTAATCGCTGAGGGAGAGACCACTATTCATAATTTCGCAGTTCTACAGCGTGGCTACGAGCATCTCGTTGCCAAGCTCCAGTCGCTTGGGGCCGACATCGTCGAAGTTAAGAACGTTTAG
- a CDS encoding phosphotransferase, producing the protein MSEIVRVATKAMRMMLGEQDDPELILLSFPGSSGARVSLFRHARTNSLYAVKCVAQSRVSLMDEIGRRNALTPYLPDHLPQVLWCQVLDGFEVMISECKGIHSLHHLIINSNVPHSRLLGVWKDFIEALLRMWQGSEHQFNEALCPRFFPARLGRIEQGIRNATVGKTKLSECWDMPVVVNGSEYQSIAKSFEAIAQVGKPKMGVVCHGDPQPSNIVVGTRYSWYCVDWEWAGPHQDWRMMLANLYGWWSTRCSVLSTDAVLRVSRNRLEIEHSSYVPTHLQPYQDIARSVASTMSAGFPSEETTNDVNRFLAALYFGEIRFLHMWGREAFAETMLAQAITTISGSYRGANAQSFRFPQQ; encoded by the coding sequence ATGTCTGAAATCGTTCGCGTCGCAACAAAAGCGATGAGGATGATGCTCGGCGAGCAAGACGACCCTGAACTCATCCTTCTCTCCTTCCCCGGAAGTTCTGGTGCGAGAGTGTCGCTTTTTAGACACGCTCGCACCAATTCTCTCTATGCAGTGAAGTGCGTGGCGCAGTCACGGGTTTCACTAATGGACGAGATCGGAAGAAGAAACGCACTAACGCCTTACCTGCCGGATCACCTCCCGCAGGTATTATGGTGCCAAGTGTTGGACGGCTTCGAGGTCATGATCTCCGAGTGTAAGGGGATACATTCCCTCCATCACCTCATTATCAACTCCAACGTGCCTCACAGTCGTTTACTAGGAGTCTGGAAGGACTTTATAGAGGCGCTACTGCGAATGTGGCAAGGTTCCGAGCACCAGTTCAATGAAGCTCTGTGCCCGCGCTTCTTTCCCGCCCGGCTGGGTAGGATTGAGCAGGGTATTCGTAATGCGACCGTTGGCAAGACCAAGCTCTCCGAGTGTTGGGATATGCCAGTGGTCGTCAACGGTAGCGAATACCAGTCTATCGCAAAATCGTTCGAGGCGATTGCCCAGGTGGGCAAGCCAAAAATGGGCGTAGTGTGCCACGGCGATCCTCAGCCCAGCAATATCGTTGTCGGGACGAGGTACTCATGGTACTGCGTAGACTGGGAGTGGGCAGGCCCTCATCAGGATTGGAGAATGATGTTGGCCAATCTCTACGGGTGGTGGTCTACCCGTTGCAGCGTCTTGTCTACCGATGCCGTCTTGCGAGTGTCTCGAAATCGTCTTGAAATCGAACACAGCTCGTACGTGCCGACCCACTTACAACCGTACCAAGACATCGCGCGCTCCGTTGCTTCGACGATGTCAGCTGGATTTCCGAGTGAGGAGACGACAAATGACGTTAACCGGTTTCTCGCCGCGCTCTACTTTGGGGAGATTAGATTTCTTCACATGTGGGGACGCGAGGCTTTCGCTGAAACAATGCTGGCTCAGGCCATCACTACGATTAGCGGATCATATCGGGGCGCTAACGCACAGTCGTTCAGATTCCCTCAACAATAA
- a CDS encoding GNAT family N-acetyltransferase, with product MLLLRARPHVERILVNDDLFPKIAELRYRVYVEEKGFLESDKYQHRRESDEYDGQSIHVVVLIGRRLAGYARVILPAEKALPIFEHFELPEEKDMGHSCEVSRFMIAKAYRRKQETRREIFRLLAEEILKIVKENDVKNIYAVVEDWLLKSLKKRGYDFVEIGSPSNEYMNTMNYPVRLKL from the coding sequence ATGTTATTACTCAGGGCTCGGCCACACGTAGAGAGAATACTTGTCAACGATGATTTGTTTCCGAAGATTGCGGAACTTCGTTACCGGGTTTACGTGGAAGAGAAGGGCTTTCTTGAAAGCGATAAATACCAGCACCGTCGAGAGTCCGATGAGTACGATGGGCAGTCCATTCACGTAGTTGTACTGATTGGGCGACGCCTAGCTGGCTACGCTAGGGTTATACTGCCCGCGGAAAAAGCGTTGCCGATTTTCGAGCATTTCGAACTGCCCGAAGAAAAAGATATGGGCCATTCTTGTGAAGTCTCGCGTTTTATGATCGCTAAAGCGTACCGTCGCAAGCAAGAGACACGACGAGAAATTTTTCGTTTACTGGCTGAAGAAATATTAAAGATTGTCAAAGAGAATGACGTCAAGAATATTTACGCTGTTGTAGAGGACTGGTTACTTAAAAGCCTGAAGAAGAGGGGATATGACTTCGTGGAGATTGGCTCTCCTTCGAACGAATACATGAATACTATGAACTATCCTGTCCGTCTAAAGCTGTGA
- a CDS encoding response regulator has translation MADSFKSILLVDDDLTLREMYSERLKAEGFSVEMAKDGEEALSMATELKPNIILLDIMMPKINGLDVLKKLKEQDETRSIPVIVLTALIQDREKMESITRGADDYIVKSEMMPGEVIEKVKNLLVTGSKTDKPKEQAATNPPA, from the coding sequence ATGGCTGATTCATTCAAAAGTATACTTTTGGTTGACGACGACCTAACCTTGCGCGAGATGTACTCGGAGCGCCTCAAGGCTGAAGGCTTTTCGGTAGAGATGGCTAAGGACGGCGAAGAAGCGTTATCGATGGCCACAGAGTTGAAGCCAAATATCATTCTGCTGGACATCATGATGCCGAAAATTAACGGGCTCGATGTCTTGAAAAAACTCAAAGAACAGGACGAGACAAGAAGTATCCCCGTTATTGTTTTAACCGCTCTCATCCAAGACCGAGAAAAGATGGAGAGTATCACTCGTGGTGCTGACGACTACATCGTTAAGTCCGAGATGATGCCTGGCGAGGTAATCGAGAAAGTCAAAAACCTACTTGTGACCGGCTCAAAAACTGACAAGCCGAAAGAGCAAGCAGCGACCAACCCACCCGCTTAG
- a CDS encoding ThiF family adenylyltransferase — protein sequence MEVNKAFLSRNLGLLSEKQYHELAGKTVLIAGCGIGSVIAVGVARTGFHHIVLADGDVVEESNLNRQEYSSDDLGQPKVEALARRLKKLNRRIHVKEIGSFLDSSNISAALEGIDVVVDAIDPLESPMAVVELHRQCKKMGLPVVYPVDIGWGGGIFIFTKDSKSLEEMLEITESERGNDSGLRDKFMAYYTGIIPEYLSPVLNDVIEGRLDNIPQPASAAYSTAALSVIAIKRLVLGLPVKKAPDFISFDPHILHLAGE from the coding sequence ATGGAGGTTAATAAGGCATTTCTAAGTAGGAACCTGGGTCTTCTTTCAGAGAAACAGTACCATGAACTAGCAGGGAAGACCGTACTCATTGCTGGATGTGGAATCGGATCGGTCATCGCGGTGGGGGTAGCCAGAACCGGTTTCCACCACATCGTACTAGCTGATGGTGACGTAGTGGAGGAGAGCAATCTTAATCGCCAGGAGTACAGTTCCGATGATCTCGGGCAGCCAAAAGTCGAGGCTTTAGCTAGAAGACTCAAGAAGCTCAATAGGCGCATTCACGTTAAAGAAATAGGTAGTTTTTTAGACAGCTCTAATATTTCAGCCGCCCTTGAAGGTATCGATGTGGTCGTAGATGCTATAGACCCTCTAGAGTCTCCTATGGCTGTCGTAGAGCTGCACCGACAATGCAAAAAGATGGGACTCCCCGTGGTATATCCAGTTGATATTGGCTGGGGCGGAGGCATTTTTATCTTTACAAAGGATAGTAAGTCTCTGGAAGAGATGCTTGAGATTACAGAGAGCGAGCGGGGAAATGACTCGGGACTTAGAGACAAGTTCATGGCCTATTACACTGGAATAATCCCCGAGTACCTGAGCCCAGTTCTAAACGATGTAATAGAGGGCAGGCTAGATAATATCCCACAGCCAGCTAGTGCTGCTTACTCTACTGCCGCATTGTCGGTAATTGCAATAAAGCGTCTCGTTCTTGGCTTGCCAGTGAAAAAGGCGCCGGACTTTATAAGCTTCGATCCGCACATTCTTCATCTGGCCGGGGAGTAA